A single region of the Psychrobacter alimentarius genome encodes:
- the proC gene encoding pyrroline-5-carboxylate reductase, whose product MSVLDNKKISFIGGGNMAQALISGLIGCGIQPNLITVADPNLSVREQLAAKGLNTVDPTADANAAVIDADIVVLAVKPQVMKAVIGAFADALSSQLVISVAAGLSTELLSNMLNGYRNIVRAMPNTPAMIQMGATGLYGTDNISAEQKQLATAVMEASGLVMWVEDEAHMHAVTAVSGSAPAYMFYFIESMVDKGIALGLDTEQASALALQTMIGAAKMAMDSEDAPAELRRKVTSPNGTTQAAIESMQANDIGRQIGEAMQACYDRSQALSEEMSK is encoded by the coding sequence TATGGCGCAGGCCCTGATTAGTGGGCTGATTGGCTGCGGTATCCAACCGAATCTAATTACGGTTGCTGACCCTAATCTGTCTGTACGTGAACAATTGGCAGCGAAAGGATTGAACACCGTCGATCCTACTGCCGATGCAAATGCAGCGGTTATCGATGCTGACATCGTAGTACTGGCGGTAAAGCCACAAGTCATGAAAGCGGTTATTGGCGCGTTTGCTGACGCCTTGAGCAGTCAATTGGTGATTTCAGTCGCGGCAGGCTTATCGACGGAGCTGTTATCTAACATGTTAAATGGTTACCGCAATATTGTACGTGCGATGCCGAACACACCCGCTATGATTCAGATGGGTGCCACAGGGCTATATGGTACGGACAATATTTCTGCTGAGCAAAAACAATTAGCCACTGCTGTGATGGAAGCTTCAGGCTTGGTCATGTGGGTTGAAGATGAAGCGCATATGCATGCGGTTACGGCCGTGTCAGGTTCAGCGCCCGCTTATATGTTTTACTTTATCGAATCGATGGTCGATAAAGGCATCGCCTTAGGACTAGATACAGAGCAGGCGTCGGCACTGGCACTACAAACTATGATAGGCGCCGCAAAAATGGCGATGGATAGTGAAGATGCGCCCGCTGAATTACGTCGCAAAGTAACGTCTCCAAATGGCACCACTCAAGCGGCAATTGAGTCCATGCAAGCCAATGATATTGGTCGCCAAATTGGTGAAGCCATGCAAGCTTGTTATGATCGCAGCCAAGCGTTAAGTGAAGAGATGAGTAAATAG
- a CDS encoding YggT family protein: MNNMLFQIFDLVTTFAMMLVFIRFMLQFAGMDARNPMIAPAYKATHIVDVFGRIFPTVAQGRISIAAIVLMFLIRLIDISGKAALTHKGIAPVPLFFTGTTSLVLDFLRLCRYLVIGSIIVSWIVVFTRSEHPIIGIIINLAEPILAPFRRITPNLGMLDLSPMVAFFAFYLLEIFIGGLTANFMPMLG, encoded by the coding sequence ATGAACAACATGTTATTTCAAATCTTTGATTTGGTCACCACATTCGCCATGATGTTGGTATTTATTCGCTTTATGCTACAGTTTGCAGGAATGGACGCCAGAAACCCCATGATTGCCCCAGCCTATAAAGCGACACATATTGTCGACGTATTTGGACGTATTTTTCCAACTGTCGCCCAAGGTCGTATCAGTATTGCTGCCATTGTGCTTATGTTTTTGATTCGCCTTATTGATATTTCAGGGAAAGCGGCGCTCACGCATAAAGGCATTGCCCCCGTGCCGTTATTTTTTACGGGTACAACAAGTTTAGTGTTAGATTTCTTGCGTCTATGCCGCTATTTGGTAATAGGCTCTATTATCGTTAGCTGGATTGTGGTGTTTACCCGATCTGAGCATCCCATCATTGGTATTATTATCAATCTTGCTGAGCCTATCTTGGCGCCGTTTCGCCGCATCACGCCAAACTTAGGTATGCTGGATTTATCACCAATGGTTGCTTTCTTTGCATTTTATTTGCTTGAGATATTTATTGGTGGTTTGACAGCCAATTTTATGCCCATGCTGGGATAG
- a CDS encoding hydroxymethylpyrimidine/phosphomethylpyrimidine kinase encodes MRPVVLCFSGLDPSGGAGLQADIEAIGQAGAYATVACTAITIQSSQQVFGFDACAANLVKAQATTVLDDLPVAVIKSGMLGTTDNIAMLTGLFAERVIAATVPFVLDPVLVANSGGSLGDEKTLVAAFKKLLPYATLVTPNSHELRALSGEQDLHAGAQKLCAQGTHAVLVKTSHDFDSGDIEQYLYVKGEMIHQSTLPRLEGEFHGSGCSLASFIAGRLAMGDELVDAVKAADRWITQTLRAADVPHPDNADAQLIPNRFVRI; translated from the coding sequence ATGCGACCAGTGGTACTGTGTTTTTCAGGATTGGATCCCTCAGGCGGCGCCGGACTACAAGCAGATATTGAGGCCATTGGGCAAGCAGGTGCCTACGCTACCGTCGCGTGTACAGCAATTACCATACAAAGCTCACAGCAAGTATTTGGTTTTGACGCCTGTGCTGCAAACCTAGTCAAGGCGCAAGCCACGACAGTGCTCGATGATTTACCAGTCGCTGTCATCAAATCAGGTATGCTAGGCACAACTGACAACATCGCAATGCTGACCGGCCTATTTGCTGAGCGCGTGATCGCTGCTACGGTGCCTTTCGTGTTAGACCCTGTATTGGTCGCCAACAGTGGCGGTAGCTTGGGTGACGAAAAGACACTAGTAGCTGCCTTCAAGAAGCTGTTGCCTTACGCCACTTTAGTGACGCCCAACAGTCATGAGCTGCGCGCTTTGAGCGGTGAGCAAGATCTACACGCTGGCGCACAAAAACTATGCGCGCAGGGTACGCATGCGGTCCTTGTCAAAACCTCGCATGATTTTGATAGCGGTGATATCGAACAGTATCTATATGTCAAAGGCGAGATGATACATCAGAGTACTTTGCCACGCTTAGAGGGTGAATTCCACGGATCAGGCTGCTCACTCGCCAGCTTTATTGCGGGACGTTTAGCCATGGGGGATGAGCTTGTTGATGCCGTCAAAGCAGCAGACAGGTGGATTACCCAGACACTGCGCGCGGCTGATGTTCCGCATCCTGACAATGCCGACGCCCAACTGATACCCAATCGCTTCGTTCGCATTTAA
- a CDS encoding RDD family protein: protein MSKSLSKRPAKAANKSMPKRNPSTQPLPDKEPTIAKPTTRVVAIIYDGMLILALLFLVGTILTVIGTVLTMQTGTQSSQAQSLPTWYQNVVMTPSFVLTLVAFYGIFWRRGGQTLGMQTWRLKTVNNSGHLLTWGQSFKRILAACLMPLLFGIIGSLIGGSRALLLTSAFLGLIFNYAFCVFNRRGLAVQDMLSNTITLKMPKVAHEGLWSGFKNRKKNQKSQ from the coding sequence ATGTCAAAGAGTTTATCCAAACGCCCAGCAAAAGCGGCCAATAAGTCAATGCCTAAGCGCAACCCTTCTACACAACCACTGCCTGATAAAGAACCAACGATCGCTAAGCCAACGACTCGCGTTGTGGCGATTATCTATGATGGTATGTTAATTTTGGCATTGCTGTTTCTGGTCGGGACAATACTTACCGTGATAGGTACAGTGCTGACGATGCAGACAGGGACACAATCATCGCAAGCACAGTCGCTACCGACATGGTATCAGAACGTGGTAATGACGCCATCTTTTGTACTAACGCTGGTCGCATTTTATGGCATATTTTGGCGCCGCGGTGGGCAGACATTGGGTATGCAAACTTGGCGATTAAAAACGGTGAACAACTCAGGTCACTTGCTGACATGGGGACAGTCTTTTAAACGTATCCTAGCGGCATGTTTGATGCCATTACTATTTGGTATTATTGGTAGTCTTATCGGCGGATCGCGTGCTTTATTATTAACCAGCGCCTTTTTGGGTTTGATATTTAATTACGCATTTTGTGTGTTCAATCGTCGTGGTCTTGCGGTGCAAGATATGCTATCCAACACCATTACCCTAAAAATGCCAAAAGTAGCACACGAAGGGTTATGGAGTGGATTCAAAAATCGTAAGAAAAACCAGAAAAGTCAGTAG
- a CDS encoding calcium/sodium antiporter: MWLAVIAILIGLAILVWSADVFIDGATTLAKKFSVPSFLIGVLILGIGTSAPEMVVSVLAAIEGSPELALGNAYGSNIINIALVLGATVLISPIIIRKAIVKRDLPILVGITVIAAWQLRDGALSAVDGIVLVVLLIAVLGMQIFLSLREGYHEHEDDVVTEIDEEKAEQSVARGLGSLFIGILMLVISSRAIVWGAVELATFWGLSELIIGLTIVAVGTSLPELVSSLSAARKGEHDMALGNIIGSNIFNTLGVVGLAALIAPITVNPVILSRDVLTMGAITLLLVALCVYVYMTKRKFGRLSGTTLVLFFVGYTGWLIQTVNM; encoded by the coding sequence ATGTGGCTGGCTGTTATTGCGATACTCATTGGATTAGCAATTTTGGTTTGGAGTGCGGATGTTTTTATTGACGGGGCGACCACACTGGCAAAGAAGTTCAGTGTACCTAGCTTTTTGATTGGTGTTTTGATATTAGGAATAGGAACGTCAGCGCCTGAAATGGTTGTGTCAGTGCTGGCAGCAATAGAAGGCAGCCCTGAGTTGGCGCTGGGTAATGCTTATGGCTCTAATATTATCAATATTGCTTTAGTCCTAGGCGCAACGGTATTAATTAGCCCTATTATCATTCGTAAGGCTATCGTAAAACGTGACTTGCCCATCTTAGTAGGGATTACCGTTATAGCGGCATGGCAACTGCGTGATGGCGCATTGAGCGCAGTTGACGGCATTGTCCTAGTGGTATTGCTCATCGCGGTATTGGGGATGCAGATTTTTCTGAGCCTACGTGAAGGCTATCATGAACATGAAGACGATGTAGTAACAGAAATAGACGAAGAAAAAGCCGAACAAAGCGTTGCACGAGGACTTGGCTCTTTATTTATCGGTATTCTAATGCTGGTCATAAGCTCACGTGCAATCGTTTGGGGCGCGGTGGAGCTGGCCACTTTTTGGGGATTGAGCGAGCTGATTATTGGATTGACAATTGTCGCTGTCGGCACGTCATTGCCTGAGCTGGTATCGAGCTTGTCAGCGGCACGCAAAGGCGAACATGACATGGCACTGGGCAATATTATTGGCTCTAATATATTCAATACGCTGGGCGTCGTTGGTCTTGCAGCCTTGATTGCACCCATCACTGTCAACCCTGTTATCTTGTCGCGTGATGTCCTGACAATGGGCGCAATTACCTTATTGCTCGTTGCTCTATGTGTTTATGTGTATATGACCAAGCGTAAATTTGGCCGTCTTTCTGGTACCACGCTGGTACTATTTTTTGTAGGCTATACAGGATGGCTTATTCAAACCGTCAACATGTAG